One stretch of Sphingomonas rosea DNA includes these proteins:
- a CDS encoding porin family protein produces MKKFLALTALATTAIVAAPAAAAPVQGPRVEALVGYDAVRANVGDANFVDKYKDEGVLYGIGAGYDFALGNKASLGVDLEASDSTVRDRQAEGTLKAGRDLYAGGRVSFPLGADGSNVYLKGGYTNARVTATNGIVSASEDLDGYRIGGGAQFALTGKAYVGGEYRYSNYEQGVERHQLALNVGTRF; encoded by the coding sequence GTGAAGAAGTTTCTTGCGCTGACCGCCCTTGCCACCACGGCCATCGTTGCGGCGCCCGCCGCCGCCGCGCCGGTGCAGGGCCCGCGCGTCGAGGCGCTTGTCGGCTACGACGCGGTGCGCGCCAACGTCGGCGACGCCAATTTCGTCGACAAGTACAAGGACGAGGGCGTCCTCTACGGCATCGGCGCCGGCTATGACTTCGCGCTCGGTAACAAGGCCTCGCTCGGTGTCGACCTCGAAGCGTCCGACTCGACCGTCCGTGACCGCCAGGCCGAAGGCACCCTCAAGGCCGGCCGTGACCTCTATGCCGGCGGCCGCGTCAGCTTCCCGCTCGGCGCCGACGGCAGCAACGTCTACCTGAAGGGCGGCTACACCAATGCCCGCGTCACGGCGACCAACGGCATCGTTAGCGCTTCGGAGGACCTCGACGGCTACCGCATCGGCGGCGGCGCGCAGTTCGCGCTGACCGGCAAGGCCTATGTCGGCGGCGAGTATCGCTACAGCAACTACGAGCAGGGCGTCGAGCGCCACCAGCTCGCGCTGAACGTCGGTACCCGTTTCTGA
- the ruvX gene encoding Holliday junction resolvase RuvX has translation MITAAAADFAAALPAGGVLAGLDVGTKTVGLALCDGGWSFAGPAETIRRTKFTADLAALRTFCERHKVAGLVVGLPLNMDGSDSPRTQSVRAFARNLGPLELPLLLWDERWSTQAVERAMIAADVSRARRAEAVDKLAAAHILQGALDALCMLPR, from the coding sequence CTGATCACCGCCGCCGCCGCCGACTTCGCCGCGGCCTTGCCGGCGGGCGGGGTGCTCGCCGGGCTCGACGTCGGGACCAAGACCGTCGGCCTCGCCCTGTGCGACGGCGGGTGGAGCTTCGCCGGACCGGCCGAGACGATCCGCCGCACCAAGTTCACCGCCGATCTCGCCGCGCTGCGTACCTTCTGCGAGCGGCACAAGGTCGCCGGGCTGGTGGTCGGCCTGCCGCTCAACATGGACGGAAGCGACAGTCCGCGCACCCAGTCGGTCCGTGCCTTCGCGCGCAATCTCGGGCCGCTCGAGCTGCCGCTGCTGCTTTGGGACGAGCGCTGGTCGACCCAGGCGGTCGAGCGGGCGATGATCGCCGCCGACGTCAGCCGCGCGAGGCGCGCCGAGGCGGTCGACAAGCTCGCCGCCGCGCACATCCTGCAGGGCGCGCTCGACGCCCTTTGCATGTTGCCGCGGTAG
- a CDS encoding SPOR domain-containing protein — translation MRKPNTALLAATSIALALTVTGCAMGGKRTSFGGKADNANIGMALRAQAALEGGDVASAVGYAERAVANTPDDAGFRALLGNAYLAAGRFRSAEAAYADALAMVPNQAGVPLKLALTQAAQGKGDAALATIDTYSQMIDPADAGLAMALAGRPGAAVEMLDSAARQPGADARVRQNLALALAMSGDWVRARSIAAQDVPGDQLEARMAEWAKVAQPGQSAAQVALLIGVAPVAGDPGLPVKLALDRGGQSVQTASVEAAPAPVAAPAETVAVAAAPQPVEVAAAAPAPSFAAPAADPMPVEVAAAAPAETQTVAAAPDVADMVDSLRAERVRPSGALPKVAELRRSAAKRFNASNAVLQLGAYATPAGVKMGWSTVSKRHHQLAAYVPASARFAGPRGTVYRLSLKGFASDAEARKVCMQLKASGASCFVRNAAGDAPVMFASR, via the coding sequence ATGCGCAAGCCCAACACCGCTCTTCTGGCCGCCACCAGCATTGCGCTGGCCCTGACTGTCACCGGATGCGCGATGGGGGGCAAGCGCACCTCCTTCGGCGGCAAGGCCGACAATGCGAACATCGGCATGGCGCTGCGTGCGCAGGCCGCGCTCGAAGGCGGCGACGTCGCCTCGGCGGTCGGCTACGCCGAGCGCGCGGTCGCCAATACGCCCGACGACGCGGGCTTCCGCGCGCTGCTCGGCAACGCCTATCTCGCCGCCGGCCGCTTCCGCTCGGCCGAGGCGGCTTATGCCGACGCGCTCGCCATGGTCCCGAACCAGGCCGGCGTTCCCTTGAAGCTCGCGCTGACCCAGGCCGCGCAGGGCAAGGGCGATGCCGCCCTCGCCACCATCGATACCTACAGCCAGATGATCGACCCCGCCGATGCCGGCCTCGCCATGGCGCTGGCCGGGCGCCCGGGCGCCGCGGTCGAGATGCTCGACAGCGCCGCCCGCCAGCCCGGTGCCGACGCCCGAGTCCGCCAGAACCTTGCCCTCGCGCTGGCGATGAGCGGCGACTGGGTCCGTGCACGCAGCATCGCGGCGCAGGACGTGCCCGGCGACCAGCTTGAGGCCCGCATGGCCGAATGGGCCAAGGTCGCGCAGCCCGGCCAGTCGGCCGCGCAGGTTGCGTTGCTGATCGGCGTCGCCCCGGTCGCGGGCGATCCGGGCCTCCCGGTCAAGCTCGCGCTCGACCGTGGCGGCCAGTCCGTCCAGACCGCTTCGGTCGAGGCCGCTCCGGCGCCCGTCGCCGCGCCGGCCGAAACAGTTGCCGTCGCCGCTGCCCCGCAGCCGGTCGAGGTCGCCGCCGCGGCGCCCGCCCCGAGCTTCGCCGCTCCCGCCGCCGATCCGATGCCGGTCGAGGTCGCCGCTGCCGCGCCTGCCGAGACGCAGACCGTCGCCGCCGCGCCCGACGTCGCCGACATGGTCGACAGCCTCCGCGCCGAGCGGGTCCGCCCGTCGGGCGCGCTGCCGAAGGTCGCCGAACTGCGCCGCTCGGCCGCCAAGCGCTTCAACGCCAGTAACGCGGTGCTGCAGCTCGGGGCCTATGCGACCCCGGCCGGGGTCAAGATGGGCTGGTCGACGGTGAGCAAGCGCCACCACCAGCTCGCCGCCTACGTGCCCGCCAGCGCCCGCTTCGCCGGCCCGCGCGGCACCGTCTATCGCCTCAGCCTCAAGGGCTTCGCGAGCGACGCCGAAGCGCGCAAGGTGTGCATGCAGCTCAAGGCCTCGGGTGCGAGCTGCTTCGTCCGCAACGCCGCGGGCGATGCGCCGGTGATGTTCGCCAGCCGCTAG
- the gatC gene encoding Asp-tRNA(Asn)/Glu-tRNA(Gln) amidotransferase subunit GatC, producing the protein MSVDTATVRHVAKLARLAMSDAEVEALVPELNNILGWVDQLGEVDTSGVEPLATVIDQKLRLRDDVIDADPLTGGNVRDKVLANAPDAQHGFFAVPKVIE; encoded by the coding sequence ATGTCCGTCGATACTGCCACCGTGCGGCACGTCGCCAAGCTTGCGCGCCTCGCCATGAGCGACGCCGAAGTCGAGGCGCTGGTGCCCGAACTCAACAACATCCTCGGCTGGGTCGACCAGCTGGGCGAGGTCGACACCAGCGGGGTCGAGCCCCTCGCCACCGTGATCGACCAGAAACTGCGCTTGCGCGACGACGTCATCGACGCCGATCCGCTCACCGGCGGCAATGTCCGCGACAAGGTGCTCGCCAACGCCCCCGACGCGCAGCACGGCTTCTTCGCCGTTCCCAAGGTGATTGAATAG
- the serB gene encoding phosphoserine phosphatase SerB, with product MFIATLIAAGRLGDDDLARAIDVAGGGEARWIDEGDAADLLLGPIEDWRDLRDRLEAALPGVDVIVQKVEDREKRLFVADMDSTMIGQECIDELADFAGKKAEISAVTERAMQGEMDFAEALHARVAELNGLGVGAIERCRTERVTHNEGARTLVQTMRARGAATLLVTGGFHDFADPLAAELGFEEVRANYLESIHGHLTGRVTGAIVDSSAKRQALIARRDEKGISPGAVLAVGDGANDGPMIEEAGLGVSYRGKPKLEAMADARLRHNDLTALLWAQGIPKAEWVSGPAPESTAGAGAPHRPSLPRHA from the coding sequence TTGTTCATTGCGACGCTGATAGCAGCAGGACGGCTTGGAGACGACGACCTCGCGCGTGCCATCGACGTCGCGGGCGGGGGCGAGGCGCGCTGGATCGACGAAGGCGATGCCGCCGACCTCCTGCTCGGTCCGATCGAGGACTGGCGCGACCTTCGCGACCGGCTCGAAGCCGCGCTGCCGGGCGTCGACGTCATCGTCCAGAAGGTCGAGGACCGCGAGAAGAGGCTGTTCGTGGCCGACATGGATTCGACCATGATCGGGCAGGAATGCATCGACGAGCTCGCCGATTTCGCCGGCAAGAAAGCCGAAATCTCTGCGGTGACCGAACGCGCGATGCAGGGCGAGATGGATTTTGCCGAGGCGCTCCATGCCCGCGTCGCCGAACTGAACGGCCTCGGAGTCGGTGCCATCGAGCGCTGCCGGACCGAGCGCGTCACGCATAACGAGGGGGCCAGGACGCTCGTCCAGACGATGCGCGCCCGCGGCGCGGCCACCTTGCTGGTAACCGGCGGTTTCCATGATTTCGCCGATCCGCTCGCCGCCGAACTCGGCTTCGAGGAAGTCCGCGCCAATTATCTCGAAAGCATCCACGGCCATCTGACGGGCCGGGTCACGGGTGCGATTGTCGATTCGTCGGCCAAGCGCCAGGCGCTGATCGCGCGACGCGACGAGAAAGGCATATCGCCGGGTGCGGTGCTGGCGGTCGGCGACGGGGCCAATGACGGGCCGATGATCGAGGAGGCAGGGCTCGGCGTCAGCTATCGCGGCAAGCCCAAGCTCGAGGCGATGGCCGACGCCCGGCTGCGGCACAACGATCTGACCGCGCTCCTCTGGGCGCAGGGCATTCCCAAGGCGGAATGGGTCAGCGGGCCGGCACCGGAAAGCACGGCTGGGGCCGGAGCGCCGCACAGGCCGAGCTTGCCGCGGCACGCGTAG
- a CDS encoding ParA family protein, protein MRVLALASQKGGSGKTTLSGHLAVQAQLAGAGPVCLIDIDPQGSLADWWNERETEMPAFAQTTVARLASDLEVLRQQGFRLAVIDTPPAITMAIQSVIAVAELIVIPTRPSPHDLRAVGATVDLCERAGKPLIFVVNAATPKAKITYEAAVALSQHGTVAPVTLHHRTDFAASMIDGRTVMEVDPKGKSAAEVTELWEYISDRLEKNFRRTVFAAPGVQPGIGAASPRPVGGFGRRVVG, encoded by the coding sequence ATGCGCGTTCTGGCTTTGGCATCGCAGAAGGGAGGGTCCGGCAAGACCACGCTCTCCGGCCATCTGGCGGTGCAGGCACAATTGGCGGGCGCCGGCCCGGTCTGCCTGATCGACATCGATCCGCAAGGCTCCCTTGCCGACTGGTGGAACGAGCGCGAGACCGAGATGCCGGCCTTCGCCCAGACCACCGTGGCGCGCCTCGCGAGCGATCTCGAGGTCCTTCGCCAGCAGGGCTTCCGCCTCGCCGTCATCGACACCCCGCCGGCCATCACCATGGCGATCCAGAGCGTCATCGCGGTGGCCGAGCTGATCGTCATCCCGACCCGTCCGAGCCCGCACGACCTTCGCGCCGTCGGCGCCACGGTCGACCTGTGCGAACGCGCCGGCAAGCCGCTGATCTTCGTCGTCAACGCCGCGACGCCCAAGGCCAAGATCACCTACGAAGCCGCGGTGGCGCTGTCGCAGCACGGCACCGTCGCCCCGGTCACGCTCCATCACCGCACCGATTTCGCGGCCTCGATGATCGATGGCCGCACGGTCATGGAAGTCGATCCCAAGGGCAAGTCGGCCGCCGAAGTCACCGAGCTGTGGGAATATATCTCCGACCGCCTCGAGAAGAATTTCCGCCGTACCGTCTTTGCTGCGCCGGGCGTGCAGCCGGGCATCGGTGCGGCCAGTCCGCGTCCCGTCGGTGGCTTCGGCCGCCGCGTGGTCGGCTAA
- a CDS encoding DUF4334 domain-containing protein — protein sequence MDPAARLAALLPACDRAEALDLYDSLPAVNPAAMLGQWKGEELATGHAYDGLLGPSGWWGKAFRSVDDVDPLVFERGGRRFAGNPGLMPLGLVERMPGLAKSAPSAALFRLLSPLLKTRKPRARLRPVTYRGVTSAAMIYDQLPIVDCFRRVDADTLLGAMDIRGFADPYFFVLRRA from the coding sequence ATGGATCCCGCCGCCCGCCTCGCCGCGCTGCTGCCCGCCTGCGATCGAGCCGAGGCCCTCGATCTTTACGACTCGCTGCCGGCGGTCAATCCGGCGGCGATGCTCGGTCAGTGGAAGGGCGAGGAGCTGGCGACGGGGCATGCCTATGACGGGCTGCTCGGCCCCTCGGGCTGGTGGGGCAAGGCCTTCCGCTCGGTCGACGACGTCGATCCCCTGGTGTTCGAGCGTGGCGGACGGCGTTTCGCGGGCAACCCGGGGCTGATGCCGCTTGGGCTGGTCGAGCGGATGCCGGGTCTCGCCAAGTCCGCCCCGAGCGCCGCGCTGTTCCGCTTGCTCTCGCCCTTGCTCAAGACGCGGAAACCGCGGGCACGGCTGCGGCCCGTCACCTATCGCGGGGTGACCTCGGCAGCGATGATCTACGACCAGCTGCCGATCGTCGACTGCTTCCGGCGCGTCGATGCCGACACCCTGCTCGGTGCGATGGACATTCGCGGGTTCGCCGATCCCTATTTCTTCGTGCTTCGGCGGGCCTGA
- the miaA gene encoding tRNA (adenosine(37)-N6)-dimethylallyltransferase MiaA: MNKGVPPLCVIAGPTASGKSALAVSLAQRTNGVIVNADSAQVYADLRVLSARPSEAEMGGVEHRLFGHRDGAEACSAADWAAEAKAVVAEVHGRGQLPILVGGTGLYLRTLLDGIAEVPPVDPAIRDEVRGQGVADNHRRLGQVDPEAAERLHANDTTRIARALEVMLSTGRPLKAWQSSTTGGIRDRVGLFGGLTLGEPQGLGAAIDRRFMRMIDDGAIAEVERLLARDLSPALPVMRAIGVPEIAGYVRGAATLDEAIAAGQRATRQYAKRQRTWFRNQRLGIDPLPDDDALGRLLDMAKEPAC; encoded by the coding sequence ATGAACAAGGGCGTTCCTCCTCTGTGCGTCATCGCAGGGCCAACCGCGAGCGGCAAGTCGGCCCTGGCCGTCTCGCTCGCTCAACGCACGAACGGCGTGATCGTCAACGCCGACAGCGCCCAGGTCTACGCCGACCTTCGCGTGCTGAGCGCCCGGCCGAGCGAGGCGGAGATGGGCGGGGTCGAGCACCGATTGTTCGGGCATCGCGACGGGGCGGAGGCATGCAGCGCGGCGGACTGGGCGGCCGAGGCGAAGGCGGTCGTCGCCGAGGTGCACGGCCGCGGGCAGCTGCCGATCCTCGTCGGGGGCACGGGGCTTTATCTGCGGACCTTGCTCGACGGGATCGCCGAAGTGCCGCCGGTCGATCCCGCGATCCGCGACGAGGTGCGCGGGCAAGGCGTTGCTGACAACCACCGGCGCCTTGGACAGGTCGATCCCGAGGCGGCGGAGCGGCTTCATGCCAACGACACCACCCGGATCGCGCGCGCGCTCGAAGTGATGCTGTCGACGGGTCGGCCGCTCAAGGCGTGGCAATCGTCCACGACCGGCGGCATTCGCGACAGGGTCGGCCTGTTCGGCGGGCTGACCTTGGGCGAGCCGCAGGGTCTCGGAGCGGCAATCGACCGGCGCTTCATGCGGATGATCGACGATGGCGCCATCGCGGAAGTGGAACGGCTGCTGGCGCGCGACCTGTCCCCCGCCCTCCCCGTGATGCGCGCGATCGGGGTTCCCGAGATCGCCGGCTACGTGCGCGGCGCCGCGACACTCGACGAGGCCATCGCCGCCGGGCAGCGCGCGACCCGCCAATATGCCAAGCGGCAACGCACCTGGTTTCGCAACCAGCGGCTCGGGATCGATCCCTTGCCTGACGACGACGCCTTGGGAAGGCTGCTCGACATGGCTAAGGAGCCGGCATGCTGA
- the ilvC gene encoding ketol-acid reductoisomerase, with protein sequence MLTDAELDPTPITAKTVAIIGFGNQGRAQALNLHDSGIAVTVGLRPGSARAEDASAHGLRVASPADAAEGADLVFLLAPDEHLPGIYRAIEGSLRPGAALGFAHGLTIHYGLIEPRADLDVIMVAPKGPGAALRRLYTEGKGMVALAAVAQDATGAAWPLALAYAAALGSGRAGAGVLRSTFEQETVSDLFNESAVVWGAVPAILEAGFETLVAAGIDPRLAYLECVTELKLLADLVAERGIAGMREAISNTAEFGAASGGHRVVDEAVKARMAAMLGELRSDAFARALQQEAASDYPALREARRGARASALEAARLSLKGEPDR encoded by the coding sequence ATGCTGACCGACGCCGAGCTTGACCCCACCCCGATCACGGCCAAGACGGTCGCCATCATCGGCTTCGGCAACCAGGGCCGCGCGCAGGCGCTCAATCTTCACGACAGCGGGATCGCGGTGACGGTCGGCCTCCGCCCGGGGAGCGCGCGGGCCGAGGACGCGAGTGCGCACGGCCTGCGCGTGGCGTCGCCGGCGGACGCGGCCGAGGGCGCCGACCTCGTCTTTCTCCTCGCCCCCGACGAGCATCTGCCGGGAATCTATCGCGCGATCGAAGGCTCGCTTCGGCCCGGCGCCGCGCTGGGCTTCGCGCACGGCCTGACGATCCACTACGGGCTGATCGAGCCCCGCGCCGACCTCGACGTCATCATGGTCGCGCCCAAGGGGCCCGGCGCGGCGCTGCGGCGGCTCTATACCGAAGGCAAGGGCATGGTCGCGCTCGCCGCGGTGGCGCAGGACGCGACCGGCGCGGCCTGGCCGCTGGCGCTGGCCTATGCCGCGGCGCTTGGCTCGGGCCGCGCCGGCGCCGGCGTGCTCCGCTCGACCTTCGAACAGGAGACCGTGTCCGACCTCTTCAATGAAAGCGCAGTCGTGTGGGGCGCTGTCCCCGCGATCCTCGAGGCGGGGTTCGAGACCCTCGTCGCCGCCGGGATCGATCCGCGCCTCGCCTATCTTGAATGCGTGACCGAGTTGAAACTCCTCGCCGACCTCGTCGCCGAGCGCGGGATCGCGGGCATGCGCGAAGCGATCAGCAACACCGCCGAATTTGGCGCGGCGAGCGGCGGGCACCGGGTCGTCGACGAGGCGGTCAAGGCGCGGATGGCCGCGATGCTCGGCGAACTGCGCTCGGACGCCTTCGCGCGGGCACTGCAGCAAGAGGCGGCGAGCGACTATCCGGCGCTGCGCGAGGCGCGGCGGGGCGCGCGAGCGTCGGCGCTGGAGGCCGCGCGGCTATCGCTCAAGGGCGAACCGGACCGCTAG
- a CDS encoding SPOR domain-containing protein translates to MRHFVLGLSLLAASAPLPAQSVRAGIDAWTMGKPEQAVAIWKPLAAKGSADAAFNLGQAYKLGKGVPADLAEAQRWYEQAARAGHAEAQTSLGLLLFQNGNRVAALRWLKGAADAGEPRAMLVYGTALFNGDGVPEDRVRAYALVSRAAAQGLAPAKATLSEMDQLIPLEERQKGVVMAQQLATGSGPKAATKPGAKAAPVKVASTAKPVVVAPPSVTTPASGGGAFRVQLGAFRDSASAQKLFASLRPRLGGAGMTLVPSGTMTRLQVGPYPTRAAASSACAALRPQPCFPVPAR, encoded by the coding sequence ATGCGTCATTTTGTCCTCGGGTTGTCGCTATTGGCGGCGAGCGCGCCGTTGCCCGCGCAGAGCGTCAGGGCCGGGATCGACGCCTGGACGATGGGCAAGCCCGAGCAGGCGGTCGCGATCTGGAAACCGCTCGCGGCCAAGGGCAGCGCCGACGCCGCCTTCAACCTCGGCCAGGCCTACAAGCTCGGCAAGGGCGTGCCCGCCGATCTCGCCGAAGCGCAGCGCTGGTACGAGCAGGCGGCGCGAGCGGGTCATGCGGAGGCGCAAACCAGCCTCGGACTGCTTCTTTTCCAGAACGGCAACCGCGTGGCCGCGCTGCGCTGGCTCAAGGGTGCGGCGGACGCGGGCGAGCCGCGCGCGATGCTGGTCTACGGCACTGCGCTCTTCAACGGCGACGGCGTGCCCGAGGACCGGGTGCGGGCCTATGCCCTCGTCAGCCGCGCGGCGGCGCAGGGCCTCGCCCCCGCCAAGGCAACATTGAGCGAGATGGACCAGCTCATCCCGCTCGAGGAGCGCCAGAAGGGCGTGGTCATGGCGCAGCAGCTGGCCACGGGTAGCGGCCCGAAGGCAGCGACCAAGCCCGGTGCCAAGGCGGCTCCGGTCAAGGTCGCCTCAACCGCCAAGCCGGTCGTCGTCGCTCCGCCGAGCGTCACGACGCCGGCCAGCGGCGGCGGGGCGTTCCGGGTCCAGCTCGGCGCGTTTCGCGACAGTGCGTCGGCGCAGAAGCTGTTCGCCAGCCTCAGGCCGCGGCTCGGCGGCGCGGGCATGACGCTGGTGCCTTCGGGCACGATGACCCGGCTTCAGGTCGGCCCCTACCCTACGCGTGCCGCGGCAAGCTCGGCCTGTGCGGCGCTCCGGCCCCAGCCGTGCTTTCCGGTGCCGGCCCGCTGA
- a CDS encoding aspartate carbamoyltransferase catalytic subunit: MHLLSINSLRDDQIAAILSRAAAFAADRDAGRGVLAGRSVFNCFYENSTRTAMSFAQAAARLGAQAITLSVEHSSVKKGETLADTARTLGAMGPDALVLRHRQNDAAAEVAALVDCPVINAGDGTNEHPTQALLDALTLQQRFGSLEGLTIAIVGDIRHSRVARSNALLLPRLGATVRVAGPPTLLPEDMTALSIDEAISGADAVMMLRVQRERLDEDLGDAPGEYLRHYGLTAERLALASPQAVVLHPGPMNRGVEIADEVADLADRSLILRQVANGVATRMAVLEMLVSP, from the coding sequence GTGCACCTGCTCTCCATCAATTCGCTCCGCGACGACCAGATCGCGGCCATCCTGTCCCGGGCCGCCGCCTTCGCCGCCGATCGCGATGCCGGACGCGGGGTGCTTGCCGGACGGTCTGTGTTCAACTGTTTCTACGAGAACAGCACCCGCACCGCGATGAGCTTCGCACAGGCGGCGGCCCGGCTGGGCGCGCAGGCGATCACGCTCTCGGTCGAGCATTCGAGCGTCAAGAAGGGCGAGACGCTGGCCGACACCGCGCGGACGTTGGGCGCGATGGGGCCTGACGCGCTGGTGCTCCGGCACCGCCAGAACGACGCGGCGGCCGAGGTCGCGGCGCTGGTCGATTGCCCGGTGATCAACGCCGGCGACGGCACCAACGAGCATCCGACCCAGGCGCTGCTCGACGCACTGACGCTGCAGCAACGGTTCGGCAGCCTTGAGGGCCTCACCATCGCGATCGTCGGCGACATCCGCCACAGCCGCGTCGCGCGATCGAACGCGCTGCTGCTGCCCCGGCTCGGCGCGACGGTCCGGGTGGCGGGTCCGCCCACGCTGCTCCCCGAGGACATGACCGCCTTGTCGATCGACGAGGCGATCAGTGGGGCCGACGCGGTGATGATGCTTCGCGTCCAGCGCGAGCGGCTCGACGAGGATCTCGGCGACGCGCCCGGCGAATATCTGCGGCACTACGGGCTGACGGCCGAGCGCCTCGCGCTGGCCAGCCCGCAGGCGGTGGTGCTTCATCCCGGGCCGATGAACCGCGGGGTCGAGATCGCCGACGAGGTCGCCGATCTTGCCGACCGCTCGCTCATTCTCCGCCAGGTCGCGAACGGAGTCGCGACCCGGATGGCGGTGCTGGAGATGCTCGTCTCGCCCTAG
- a CDS encoding DUF3089 domain-containing protein, with protein sequence MCARRFLMVIFVLTLLVVAGAFAVFQYGSEVLVKQALPSVPFEAPKNDTGPDYVRVENWLNLPDTVPPGPADWSPQGATPDRLLGREAATFYIHPTTYLEKDRWNAPLGDKESQDRAALFVRSQASAFQFSRVYAPKYRQAAFGAFLDTGKDAQGALNLAYQDVGKAFDRFLVQEPKGPIILVGHSQGALHLTRLLRERVAKDPALAKRVVAAYVVGWPVSKAADVPAMGLPACERRGQPGCILSWMSFGEPANIDPFVHVYDGTTGFTGGKRQRGDLLCVNPITGDQAGKATSSANAGTLVPTDDTLADATLEKGLVGAECRGGFLSLSFADDKPPALGPYVLPGNNYHVYDIALFWADIRRDAEERLAAWR encoded by the coding sequence ATGTGCGCACGCCGGTTCCTGATGGTGATCTTCGTCCTGACGCTGCTGGTGGTCGCCGGCGCGTTCGCGGTGTTCCAATATGGCAGCGAGGTGCTGGTCAAGCAGGCGCTGCCGAGCGTGCCGTTCGAGGCACCCAAGAACGACACGGGCCCCGACTATGTCCGCGTGGAGAACTGGCTCAACCTACCCGACACGGTGCCGCCGGGACCGGCCGACTGGTCGCCCCAGGGCGCGACCCCCGACCGCCTGCTCGGGCGCGAGGCGGCGACCTTCTACATCCATCCGACGACCTATCTCGAAAAGGATCGCTGGAACGCGCCACTCGGCGACAAGGAGAGCCAGGACCGCGCGGCTCTGTTCGTGCGCAGCCAGGCGAGCGCCTTCCAGTTCAGCCGGGTCTATGCGCCCAAGTACCGGCAGGCGGCGTTCGGCGCCTTCCTCGACACCGGCAAGGATGCGCAGGGCGCGCTCAACCTCGCCTATCAGGACGTCGGCAAGGCGTTCGACCGCTTCCTCGTCCAGGAGCCCAAGGGGCCGATCATCCTCGTCGGGCACAGCCAAGGCGCGCTGCACCTGACCCGGCTGCTACGCGAGCGGGTGGCGAAGGATCCGGCGCTCGCGAAGCGGGTGGTCGCGGCCTATGTCGTCGGCTGGCCCGTCAGCAAGGCGGCGGACGTTCCTGCCATGGGCCTGCCTGCCTGCGAGCGGCGCGGCCAGCCGGGCTGCATCCTCAGCTGGATGAGCTTCGGCGAGCCGGCCAATATCGACCCCTTCGTCCACGTCTATGACGGGACCACCGGATTCACCGGGGGCAAGCGCCAGCGCGGCGACCTCCTGTGCGTCAATCCGATCACCGGCGATCAGGCGGGCAAGGCGACGAGCTCGGCCAATGCCGGGACCCTGGTCCCGACCGACGACACGCTCGCCGACGCGACCCTCGAGAAGGGGCTGGTCGGTGCCGAGTGCCGCGGCGGGTTCCTGTCGCTGAGCTTCGCCGACGACAAGCCGCCCGCGCTCGGGCCCTATGTGCTGCCGGGCAACAATTACCACGTCTACGACATCGCCCTGTTCTGGGCCGACATCCGGCGCGACGCCGAGGAGCGGCTGGCGGCGTGGCGCTGA